In Tenacibaculum sp. 190524A02b, the genomic stretch CAACAATATCATTAGGTTGTACTACATAAGGAATTGATTTTCTTACTGGACCTTCACATGCTGCTAACGAAGCGGCTGCTGTGGTAAATCCAACATACTTTAAAAAATCTCTACGTGAAGTTGATGTGTTTTCTAAAGTTTCTTTATCTCCTAAAAACTCACCAGTAGGAATTTCTTGTACAAACTCTTGACTACGTAGCGTTTCAACAACGGAACTTTCTTTAAGTTCTTCAACACTTTGCCAGTATTTTTTGTTTGAAGCCATTTATATACGTGTTTTTCTACTTTCTAATTGATTAATAGTGGCACTTACCACACTCTTTTCCTCCTAACTGCGCAATTGTCACTTGCTCTACACCGTACTTCTTCGCTAATTCTTTATGAATCTTAGCGTAGTACTCATTCCCCTTCAAGTCAACCTTAGTTTCCTTGTGACAATCAATACACCAACCCATTGTTAATGGTGAATGTTGGTATACTTCATCCATCTCCTCTACAGGACCATGACACTTTTGACACTTCACTCCAGCTACTGTTACGTGTTGTGAGTGATTGAAATACGCAAAATCTGGTAAATTATGTACTCTAATCCATTTTACTGGTTTAGTTTTCCCTGTATATTCTAATTTTTCAGCATCCCAACCAGCAGCTTCATATATTTTAGCAATCTCTTTATCTAATTGCTTTTTACCTAACTTCACTCCATCGTGCTCTACCTGTAAACCATCGGCTACTTCAGAAATATTCTTATGACAGTTCATACAAACATTTACAGAAGGAATTCCTGAGTGCTTACTATGTTTAGCCGCTGAGTGACAGTATTGACACTCAATCTTATTGTCTCCAGCATGTACTTTATGTGAAAACGCAATTGGCTGTACTGGCTGATACCCTTCATCAACACCAACTTTAAATAACGTACCGAACAATACATACGCCGTCATTAATGCTCCAAAAATCACAAACAACACATGTAAAAATGTATTCTTTTTAATTCCTTGCCACAACTCAGCAGACTGCCCTAATAAACCTGGGGTTTTTGGCGCTCCTTTTAACTCACTAATTGTTTTTAATAAACTAGCAATAATTAAAAACGCTACAATTATAGCTGCTGCTAAAATGTAAATTAACCATTTTGGACCGCCATTACCACCTCCATTACTACCATCTGAACCTGAACCAGGAGGAGGAGTCTTTACAATTTCCCCAACAGTCGTATAATATAGAATATCATCAATATTCTTATCAGTTAACTGAGGAAAAGCAGTCATGTTTGACCCTTTGTACTCATCATAAATAGCGATTGCATCCTTATCTCCAGATGCTCTCAAAGCAGCATTATCTTTAATCCATGCTTTTAACCAATCATTTCCTCTTCTATCTTCAACCTTACCTAAAGCAGGCCCAACTAGCTTCTTATCTAACTTATGACATGAAGCACAAAGAGACTTAAATAATTTTTTCCCTTCTTTTTGACGTGCCTCATCTACATCTTGTGAATAGGCAGAAAAACTTAGTAAAAAGATTAAAAAGAAAGCTAAACTCTGTAAGAGTGTTTGAGTTGATTTACTGTGATGTTTCACACTTTTCATACTATAAAATATAAATTTTGTATCTATTTTGGTACAATTTTTTCTGTAACTTTACTTTAAAAACAGGTTACAGAAAGTTGCACAAAAGTACTACTTCTGTCTAAATTGTGAAATGTTAAGAGTTTCCTAATTTGTAATTTATATCTATTCTAAATAACACTTGTGAACAATGTATTATTTAACAAGTCGTTACTTTTGTAAAAAGCAAAGTCACTTATGAAAAGTAAACATCAAATATTCTTTTTCTTATTCATTTTTATAAGCTTCACTATTAATAGTATAGCTCAATCTAATTATAAAGATACAAAAGCTATTCATAAATTGATAGAGAAAAAGAGAGAATATAATAAAACTAATAAAACTGGATTTAGAATTCAGTTGTACAATGGTTTAGAAAAAAGAGCCAAAAGCATTAAACACCGATTCCAATTAGAGTTTCCTGATATCAGCACACACCTAGCTTACAAGAGTCCTGAATGGAAAATTCAAGTTGGTTATTTTAAAACACGTTTAGATGCTGATAGAGCTTTAAATAAGATACGTGAAAAATTTTCTGGTGCCATCGTGATACCTATGTAATTAACAACAAAACTATACTGATTGGTTATCCATATCAGAATTTTGCTTCTTCTTTTCTTCATCTTTAATTATAGATGGAAATATAGTGGGAGCAATTTTTTTTACGGGCTTATACAAAATAGATTCATCTAAACTTTCCTGACTTACAAAAGGGATTGTATTATTCATTTTTCCAAAGAATATAAACAACACACTTAATATCAAGCCTATTTTCAAAGCCCCAAATACACCTCCAAGTATTTTATTTAAAATTCCTAAAGAAGCAAAATCAGCAATTTTAGTCAACACTTTTCCTAATAAGGCAATTACAATTATTATTACCACAAATGTACCTGCAAAGGCAGCTAAAGAAATATATTTTTCATCCCAGCTTACACTATTTTTAAGCCAGTCACCTATAAAATACGAAAAATGTATAGCTCCGTAAACACCCGCTACTAATGCTACTAAAGAAGCAACTTCAACAAACAACCCTTTCATCAACCCTCGTACAAAACCAAACAGCAATAAAGCTGCAATAATGATATCAAATGTCCCCATTTTTTTTAATTTTCTTTAATTATTAAGTTATAAAGCAGTAGCAGAATTTTTATTCTTACACAAATATAACTAACTCGTTTGTATCTTTGTTGCTTTTATAAAATAACGGATAAAAAGATGGAGTTAAAAGAAAAGTGGGAACTTATTTTAGAAAAACTTTCTTCTCAGTTTGCTGATGGTGACACTATAGATGTGGATGGTATACTATATTTAATAGGTGTACAAGAATTAGGCAAAGGACATCAGAGCTTTAAGAAAGATGAGAAAATCAATTTAATGCATATAGCAATATGTAAGCTTTTAGAACCATATGGTTATTATGAATTTGACTATTTTGATGATGACGGCTGGCCACATTATAAAACAGTTAATGAATTACCTAGTTTAAAACCTGGAGAACAATCTGTTTTAATAAAAGAAGCTATTATCAATTATTTTGAGTCTTTAGACTTTTTATAAAGCCTTTTTTGTACCTTCCTTTATAAGTAACTATAAAACGTCTTGTTATTTTAATAAACTGTTATATATTTACTGGCAAATAACGTTCTTTTTTGTTTAGTTCTAAAAGAATTTACATTTTTGGTACACTTCTTGAAATAGAAACAACAAACAAAACGTTTTAACCCTTAATAATAACTTTATCAAAACATTATGATGAAAAAATTAATGAGCCTGATAGTTTTAGTAACCTCAATAGCAAATGCTCAATACTCTGTTAGAGGTACCATGACTCCTCCTGATAAAGGAGATTGGGTTATGCTTCATAAACTTCAAGGTGTTACCCCAAAATACATTGCCAACACTACTATTAAATTTGATACTGTTAATGTTGGCGGAGATAAACAAGTTTTAGGTAAATTCTCTTTAGAACTCCCTAAAAATGCAGAATCTGGTGTTTATCGCGCAACTTACAGAAATAAAGGTGCTGGATTTGTTGACTTCCTTTTTAACAAAGAAAATGTTGAATTTATCTTCAACCCTAAATTCCCAGATCAATCTGTAGTTTTTACAAGTTCTAGAGAAAATAAGTTATACAATGAGTATCTTGAAGCTTATGCTCTTATCCAAAAAAAGATAGACTCTCTTCAAATGGAGTATTTAAAAACTTTGGCAAAAGACACTAAAAGAGCTTATAAAAAAGAACTTAATAACTTAGAGGATTTACAAGAGTTATACGAAAACAAGTCCGAAGGAATGTTAACTCATGAATTCATTAAGGCTTCGCAGCGTTACAATCCAAGTAGTATTATTGATAATATGCCAGACTACATGTCTTCAACCATGGATAACTTCTTTAAGTTTGTAAATTTTGACAATAAAACTTTATACCAATCATCTTTTTTAGTTGACCGTGTTAATGACTATGTTTTCTACTTAAACTCTTCTGAAGATCAAATAACTCAGCAAGAGTTGTACAAGAAATCTATTAACAGAGTAATGGACATTATTGGTAACAAAAGAGTAAAAAAAGAAATTCTTGAGTTTTTAGTAAATACCTATGCTGAAAGAAGAAATTCTGAAATTGTAGACTGGTTGTTTAGTGAATATTATGACAAACTATCAAATAAGGATAGCTCTTTTAAAGCTAAAAAATTAGATCAATTAAGTGTATCTGTTGGTAGACCTGCTCCTGACTTTTCATGGAAAGAAAATGGTAAAGATTATAGATTATCTACCTTAAATGAGAAGCAATATTATTTGATGATTTTCTGGAGTACTGCTTGTCCTCACTGTGTAAAAGAGATTCCTGAAGTTCATAGCTTCATGCAAAGTTTCTCAAATACTTCTGTAATTTCATTTGCAATTGAAGATAATGATGTTGAGTTTAATAAATTTAAACAAAAACTTCCAGGATGGCACAATGTAATTGGTACGCATCCTACCTATAAGTTTGATAACGAAATAGTAAAAAAGTACAAGATTGATGCAACACCTACTTATTTTGTATTAGATGCCAATAAAAAAATAATTGCAGTACCTAATACTGTTAAGGATGTTCAACAATTTTTCAAGAACTTAAAATAAAAAATAATCACCATTTTACAAAAAAGAGTTAAGCTTAGCTTAGCTCTTTTTGCTTTTAACACCATTTCTGATATAAATCACACTCAAAATAAAAGTAGTTTAATTGAGGATTAGATGAAGCAAGAAACTAAAGTATAACCGAACTACAGTTTCTGTTTTATTTTATATTAATTAAAAAGAGTCAGTTTAATTGAGCTATTTTGTATTAAAACCGCTTTAGAAATACAAGAAAGCGTCTTCAATATACTCTATTGTATGTTTTTTATTCATACACACAATAGCTATAATGTCAAATTGTACCTCTACATCTATATCTTTACTTTCTATATATTCATTAATTGCACTGACTAATAGTTTTATTTTTTTAGTGCTAATAAAATCCTGAGGATTTCCAAAGTAACTAGAAGAACGTGTTTTTACCTCTACCACTGAAAGTATATCATTTTTCAAAGCAATTATATCAATTTCAGCTTTTTGAAAACGGTAATTTTTTTCAAGAATTTTAAATCCGTTTTTCTTTAAAAACTCCTCTGCCAACTCTTCTCCTTTCTTTCCTAATTCATTGTGCTCAGCCATAGATGATTATTTAAAAATCAATTTTGACTCTTGATCTTTTATTTCTAACTCAACATTTCTTCCCATAATCAACGCTCTATTATCTGGTTCATGTCCTGCAGGGAAATCAAATAGTACTGGTATATTCTTAGGCAATACTTCTAGTATTAACTGTTTTATAGAGCTTCCCCAAGGGGTCGTATTTTTTTTAATTTTTGTCATATCACCAACAACTACCGCCTTAATTTTTGTAAAATACCCTGCTCTTTTCAAACTTTGCAACATTCTATCTATGCTATACTTATACTCACCTATTTCTTCAATAAATAAAATCTTACCTTCTGTTGACATTTGACTCTCTGAGCCTAACATAGATGTCAATATTGCTATATTTCCTCCTATTAGCTCACCAGAAACATTTCCTTTTCTATTGTATTTAGACGGAGTAATCTCATAACTTAACCTCTCTCCAAATAATGCTTTTTTAAACGTTGAGATTGTATGAGGAATATCCTCCTTTTTATCCTGCATACTTGTTCCCATCATAGCATGTAAAGTTTCTATTCCTAAGTTATGAATATGGTTATGAAATGCCGTTATATCAGAATACCCTATTACCCATTTAGGACTATCTTTAAACTTTGAAAAATCTAATTTATCTAATATTCTTACAGAACCATAACCTCCCCGTGCGCACCAAATAGCTTTAACATTTGGATTATCCATTGCCTCCTGAAAATCTTGACAACGCTCATCATCTGTTCCTGCAAAATGATTTCCTTGATTAAACATATGTTTTCCATACACAACCTTTAATCCCCAATCTTCTAATAATTGTTTAGCCTTATCTATTACATTTTTCCTATTCTTTAAAATTCCAGCCGGAGCCACTAATGCTACGGTATCTCCTTTTTGTAAATAAGGCGGCGTTACTAACTTCATAGTTTGAGCTTTTGAAAACATTGATGAAATCATCATTATAAAAACCAAAAGTATGTTTCTTTTTTTCATCATAGATTTCTGTTTTTAATGTTAAAATTGGTAAAAACTGTAAAAAGTAAATGTACCCATTTTATAACAGTTTAAAAAATAGCTTTTTCGTACTTTTGCGCTTTAATTTTAGTATAAAACAATGAGTACACCTAAAAGATATACCATTACAGCAGCATTACCTTATACCAACGGCCCTATTCATATAGGTCATTTAGCAGGAGTTTATGTTCCAGCTGATATTTATGCTCGATTCTTACGTGCTACAGGTAAAGATGTAGCCTACATTTGTGGTTCTGATGAACATGGCGTTGCTATTCCAATGCGTGCTAAAAAAGAAGGTGTCACTCCTCAAGATATTATTGACAAGTATCATGGAATTATCAAAAAATCTTTTAAAGATTTTGGTATTTCTTTTGACAATTACTCAAGAACTTCCGCTCCTATTCATCATGAAACTGCTTCTGAGTTCTTTCAAAAACTATATAAAAATGGTGATTTTATTGAAGAAGTTACCGAACAGTTATATGACGAAGAAGCTAACCAATATTTAGCAGATCGTTTTGTTATAGGAACTTGTCCTAAATGTGGTAACGAAGAAAGTTATGGAGATCAATGTGAAAAATGTGGAACTAGCCATAATGCAACGGATTTAATCAATCCTAAATCAGCAATTACTGGAAATGTTCCGACTTTAAAAGAAACAAAACATTGGTTTTTACCTTTAGATAAACACGAAGAATTTTTAAAAGAATGGATTTTAGACGGTCATAAAAATGATTGGAAGCCAAATGTTCTTGGTCAAGTAAAATCTTGGATCGATGATGGTCTGCGCCCAAGAGCCGTTACTCGTGACCTGGACTGGGGAATTCCTGTGCCAGTTGAAGGTGCTGATGGAAAAGTATTATATGTTTGGTTTGATGCGCCTATTGGATATATTTCATCTACTAAAGAATGGGCAGAACAAGCTGGGAAAAACTGGGAAGATTACTGGAAAAAAGATGATACAAAACTGGTACATTTTATTGGTAAAGATAATATTGTATTCCATTGTATTATTTTCCCCGCTATGCTAAAGGCACATGGCGATTATATTTTACCTGAAAATGTTCCTGCAAACGAGTTTTTAAATTTAGAAGGTAATAAATTATCTACTTCTAAAAACTGGGCGGTATGGTTACATGAATATTTAGAAGAGTTTCCTAACCAACAAGACGTATTACGCTATACTTTAACTGCAAATGCACCAGAAAGTAAAGACAATGATTTTACATGGAAAGATTTCCAAGCTAAAAACAATAATGAATTAGTTGCTGTTTTTGGAAACTTCATCAATAGAGTAGTTGTTTTAACTAACAAATACTATAATGGAATAATTCCTGAACCAGGAGAGTTTTCTGAAGTAGATGAAGATACTTTGGCACAACTAAAAGAATTCCCAAACATTATAGCTAAATCTATAGAACGTTATCGTTTTAGAGAAGCGTCACAAGAAATGATGAATTTAGCCAGATTAGGGAACAAATACTTAGCAGATGAAGAGCCTTGGAAGGTTATTAAAGAAGATGAAGAACGTGTAAAAACCATTATGTATGTAGCACTACAAATAGCAGCTGGTTTAGCGGTTTTATCTGAACCGTTCTTACCGTTTACTTCATCTAAATTAAAATCAATTTTAGTAATTAATGATGCATTAAACTGGGATTACATATCTAAACAAAAAGTATTACTTTCAGCTAATCATCAAATAAATAAAGGAGAATTGTTATTCTCAAAAATCGAAGATAAAACTATTGTTGCTCAATTGGAAAAATTAGAAGCTACCAAAAAAGCCAACGAAGCAGCAAACAAAGTTGTAGAGCCTCAAAAAGACACTATTCAATTTGATGATTTCACCAAATTAGATATTAGGGTTGGAACTATTTTAGAAGCTGAAAAAGTAGCTAAAACTAAAAAGTTATTAAAACTTACTGTTGATGTAGGCATTGACAAACGCACTATTGTATCTGGTATTGCTGAAAGCTTTAAGCCTGAAGATATTATTGGACAACAAGTAAGTGTACTTTGTAATTTAGCTCCAAGAAAACTAAGAGGTGTCGAAAGCCAAGGAATGATTTTAATGACTGATACTCCTGATGGTAAATTGGCATTTGTTCAACCTTCTGAAAAAGTTAAAAATGGTGAATTTATTGCCTAAACATAAAAAGGGAGCCTTTTTAGGCTCCCTCAAAAAAAAACAATTAACAATGGCTTTATTCTTTGATAAATACTTTTTTATCTATTTTTTTTCCGTTGTTAATTTGCAAAATATAAACTCCGTTTTTAAAACCCCCAACATTCAACTTCATTACTCCATTTAAACTACTAGATTTTGAAGTTTTTATCAACTTCCCTGTCACATCAAAAACTTTAATACTTAAACCATCAGTTTTTTCACCTAAATCAAGTGTCAACTCATTACTTACTGGATTTGGATACATTTTAAATGATGTACCTAAGCTACTTCCTTCTTTTAATTCTCTTAGTCTTGATGCATTAGTTGATATACTTACAGTATAATCCTGAACAGCACCATCTCCTACACTACCACATGGCTTTGGAGCTCTATTATACGCCATAGACACACGCATTCTAGTCTTTCCATTTTGAATATTAGCTGGCACTGTTACTGTTTTTGTTTGCGCATTAGGTATAGCACTTCCTGAATCAAATAATACTTCAGAATTCTCAAAAGTTCCATTTTTATTATAATCTACCCAAACCTTAAAAAATTCTTTATATTTTGAATTCAAATAACCCGGTGTCAACGTCATTGATGTACTTTCTCCCGCTACCAATGGAATAGCCGCTACTGTCTTTGTCAAATCTAAATATTTTGCCGCATCTGTTGTATGCGTAAAATTCCCTACGGTAACACCTGCTATCCATTCATATTTAATTCTATTTCCTGCAGACTCACAATACTCTACATCATTAATTTTGTCCTCATTTATTGCTAGATTATCAATCCATATACGCGTTCCAAATCCTGATATATTTTTAAATTTTACTAAAACACTAGGATTCCCTGTATAGCTTTTTAAATCCACTACCTCTCTTCTCCAATGATTTGCTTTTGTAGGAACCCAATCATTTGGTTCGTTACTATCTGTATCTGGATTATCAAGTACTTCTATTGTTTGTAAATCATGATGTGTTTTATTGTATACCTCTGTCCAATTCTCTCCACAGTCTTTTGAGACTAGAATAATTAAATTATCAGGACTATCTACATTATTATCTGGAATTGAACTGTTATATTTTGTATACGCCAAATCAAAAGCTAAAGCCTGATTCTCGCCTCCAGAAAAGTCAAAAGGTTTCAATATCAATTCATCAACTTTGTCTTTTTCATTATCTGCATTATTAATTACTAAACAAGAAGTATCTCCATTACCTACATCTGTTCTTTTTTCCCATAGAATATCATCATTATCAGTATTAATAATATGCCATCCTTCAATAGGAAAGTCTCCTTCAAAATTCTCACTATATGGCAATTCTGTTTTTTCGTTAATTGTTACAAATTCTTCCTTTATTTGCGTTGAACCTTCTCCATATTGATTAGTTGCAATTAACTGTACACGGTACTTACCAGTAGTACTATAAGTTACTTTAGGGTTCTTTTCATTTGATGTAGCTGGAGACCCTCCTTCAAATATCCAAGCCCAAGTAGTTGGTGAGCCTGTTGATATATCTTTAAAACTAACAGGTATATCTAAACAAATGTTCTCCTTCTCTAATTTAAAATCTGAATTTGGTACTTGCTTACTATCAAATTCTACTTTTACATTGTCAATCCAAATACGGGTTCCATATCCTGATTCATTAACAAATTTAATTAATACGTTTTTCTCTCCTTTATATTCATCTAATAGTACGTGTTCTTTTCTCCAATCTGAAGCATTTGTAGGAACCCAGTCGTTTGGCTCGTTGCTAGAAGTATCCGGGTTATCTAATACCTCAACAGTTTGCAGGTCATGATGTGTTTTGTCATACACTGTTAACCAAGTTACACCACAATCTTTAGACATCATAACTTTTAGTTTATCTGGACTATCTACATTAAACTCCGGCTTAAAATGATTGTATTTAGTATATGCTACGTCAAATGTAAACATTGTATTTCCTTTTGTTAAATCTATAGGATACATAATAATTTCATCCAACTCACCTACTGTTTCGTTATCTGCATTATTCATTATCATACAAGAATTATCTCCGTTACCTACATCATTACGTTTTTCAAATTGTAATCCACTATCAGGATTAATTATCTGCCATCCTTCTGGCGGGAAACTTCCCGAAAAACCTTGATTAAATGAATTCTTCTCAGGAATCTGAATTACTATAAAGTTAGACTTAGTAGCTGTACTTGTTCCATAGGCGTTTGTTACCGTTAACTTCACATTATAAGCTCCTTGCTGACTATAGGTAACTTCTGGCTTTTCTGCAGTTGAAGTAGCTGGTGTTCCTCCAGGAAATTCCCATTGCCATGAAGTAGGTTGCCCAGAAGAAACATCTTGAAATGTAGTTGTTAATGCATCACATATTGTACTTCTTTTATTTGCATAAAAATCTACAACTGGTGCTACATTATTTTTCATTGATAATTTTACATTATCTATCCATATACGGGTTCCAAAACCTGATACATTTTTAAATCTTATAGTGATTTTTGATTCACCATCATAGGCACTTAAATCTACAATTTCTTTTCTCCAATGCTCCTCTTTAGAGGGAACCCAATCATTTGATGCACTAGTTGGTACTTCTAACGTTTCTAACTCAGTATGTGTTTTACTATAAACCTCTACCCAGGTCGCTCCACAATCCGTAGAAACTTCAACTTTTAGTGCATCTGGACTATCATTATCAAATTTTGTATACGCAACATCAAAATACAACTCAGCTTTAGCCGCACTAGTGAAATCAAAATATGGCATACGAATAAAGTCTTCTGCTCCAACTTTATCATTCTCTGCATTGTTCATAATCATACATGAATTATCTCCATTTCCAATATCTGCTCTTTTTTCCCAAGCCAATTCATTATCTGGATTAGAAATACTCCAACCTTTAGGAGGAAATACTCCTGCAAAACTCTCAGAAAAATCAGTTGTTTTTGATTGATCTACATACACATAATCAACATACTCCTTTATATCTTTTCCTAAACTATTTGTTACTTTTAATGTTACTTTATATTTACCTGATGTATTATAAGCTACAACCGGTGCTAACGAAGAAGACGTAGCTGGGCTTCCTCCTTCAAAAGTCCATTCTCTAGTAGTAGGTATACCTGTTGACACGTCTTCAAATTGAATACTTTGTCCACTACAAATTGCATCAACATTACTTTTAATTTTTGCTACAGGTGTAGCAGGTATTATTCCTGTTGCCATTAAATTACTTTCTTGCCAAAGCAATCCTCTTGGATGCATTACTTCACTAGTATCTTCCAACCAATAATTCATTAATGCTACTTGATCCTTGGTAAACATATTTTGACAAGAGGTATTATAATCCATGTGATTTTCAAGATTCGCGTATACCCCACAATCATTTAGTTTATCCCTAGTACAACCTTCTTGACCTGGTGTATTGGGGGTATCTGCTAAACCATCTCCATCTCCACAAACTGCATTTCCATCTGCATCTCTAGCTGGAAAAACATGATTTAACCCAAAAAAGTGTCCGATTTCATGTGTAAAAACCTTTTCAAAATTTGGCCCGGCATAGATACCAGCTCCATTAACTCCACTTCCTCCTCCACAAGAGTCATAAGCACCTATGTAACGCCAGTTGAATACTATTCTAGGGTAAGTTTTTTCATGTGGCCCATTTGGTAAAAAAGCATGTCCGGATTGATTCCATTTACCATTTTCATTTGGATAATGAACAATAAAAACCTGTAAATAATATTTTCCATTTTTACCCCACCACCAAGGGTCATCTGTTATTCTTTTATCATAACCCCAACTAATTAATTCTCCATCTGCTTTCCAATTCATTCCTGGAGTATCTAACAAATTTCCATCAGGATCTTCAGTAGCTAAAATAAATTCTATATTATCCATTTTATCTTTAACTGCATCAAACCTAGGATCTGTTGTGTTAAATTCTGGATACTCTCCTCGAAAATCTTTATTAGCCACCTCAATAGCATTGGCTATTTTACAAGCCATAGTTTCCTTACTGATTTCATTTTT encodes the following:
- a CDS encoding PKD domain-containing protein, producing the protein MTNKLKLFVAILVTFIGGSYAQKVDRCGAHLTPKELLIYKKSIENFKQKRKEGIFRKRNTTYKIPVVFHILHNGEGDGPNNKNEISKETMACKIANAIEVANKDFRGEYPEFNTTDPRFDAVKDKMDNIEFILATEDPDGNLLDTPGMNWKADGELISWGYDKRITDDPWWWGKNGKYYLQVFIVHYPNENGKWNQSGHAFLPNGPHEKTYPRIVFNWRYIGAYDSCGGGSGVNGAGIYAGPNFEKVFTHEIGHFFGLNHVFPARDADGNAVCGDGDGLADTPNTPGQEGCTRDKLNDCGVYANLENHMDYNTSCQNMFTKDQVALMNYWLEDTSEVMHPRGLLWQESNLMATGIIPATPVAKIKSNVDAICSGQSIQFEDVSTGIPTTREWTFEGGSPATSSSLAPVVAYNTSGKYKVTLKVTNSLGKDIKEYVDYVYVDQSKTTDFSESFAGVFPPKGWSISNPDNELAWEKRADIGNGDNSCMIMNNAENDKVGAEDFIRMPYFDFTSAAKAELYFDVAYTKFDNDSPDALKVEVSTDCGATWVEVYSKTHTELETLEVPTSASNDWVPSKEEHWRKEIVDLSAYDGESKITIRFKNVSGFGTRIWIDNVKLSMKNNVAPVVDFYANKRSTICDALTTTFQDVSSGQPTSWQWEFPGGTPATSTAEKPEVTYSQQGAYNVKLTVTNAYGTSTATKSNFIVIQIPEKNSFNQGFSGSFPPEGWQIINPDSGLQFEKRNDVGNGDNSCMIMNNADNETVGELDEIIMYPIDLTKGNTMFTFDVAYTKYNHFKPEFNVDSPDKLKVMMSKDCGVTWLTVYDKTHHDLQTVEVLDNPDTSSNEPNDWVPTNASDWRKEHVLLDEYKGEKNVLIKFVNESGYGTRIWIDNVKVEFDSKQVPNSDFKLEKENICLDIPVSFKDISTGSPTTWAWIFEGGSPATSNEKNPKVTYSTTGKYRVQLIATNQYGEGSTQIKEEFVTINEKTELPYSENFEGDFPIEGWHIINTDNDDILWEKRTDVGNGDTSCLVINNADNEKDKVDELILKPFDFSGGENQALAFDLAYTKYNSSIPDNNVDSPDNLIILVSKDCGENWTEVYNKTHHDLQTIEVLDNPDTDSNEPNDWVPTKANHWRREVVDLKSYTGNPSVLVKFKNISGFGTRIWIDNLAINEDKINDVEYCESAGNRIKYEWIAGVTVGNFTHTTDAAKYLDLTKTVAAIPLVAGESTSMTLTPGYLNSKYKEFFKVWVDYNKNGTFENSEVLFDSGSAIPNAQTKTVTVPANIQNGKTRMRVSMAYNRAPKPCGSVGDGAVQDYTVSISTNASRLRELKEGSSLGTSFKMYPNPVSNELTLDLGEKTDGLSIKVFDVTGKLIKTSKSSSLNGVMKLNVGGFKNGVYILQINNGKKIDKKVFIKE